A portion of the Opitutales bacterium genome contains these proteins:
- a CDS encoding efflux RND transporter periplasmic adaptor subunit — MITKTIVTVLILAAIVGSIVGVKATQIMALIAAGEAFVPPPEAVASAPIEQQTWIIESKAIGTVVPVKGVTLSTELPGTITEVFFESGQAVEARAPIVKLDTSVEEAQLASAEAAAELAEINLNRSRNLLSNNTISQSEFDATEAQDRQSAAQVKKLQATIAKKTLAAPFDGRLGIRQVNIGQYLNAGTPIVSLQSIDPIYVSFFLPQNALTFLDEGLVAHATSEAFEGQTVEGEITAIAAEIDVDTRMIEVQATFPNESGLLKPGMFVNIAVEHPEARDVLAVPATAVLYASFGNSIYVVVPQTEGEGLTVEQKFVKLGKTRGDFVEILAGLDKEDRIVTAGAFKLRPGIAITLQDDRAPEVSLDPAPSDS; from the coding sequence ATGATCACAAAAACTATCGTCACCGTATTAATACTGGCAGCCATCGTCGGCTCGATCGTCGGAGTGAAAGCCACCCAAATCATGGCCCTCATCGCCGCCGGTGAAGCGTTTGTCCCGCCGCCCGAGGCGGTCGCTTCGGCACCGATTGAACAACAGACTTGGATCATCGAGTCTAAAGCCATCGGCACCGTCGTGCCCGTAAAGGGTGTCACGCTCAGCACTGAGCTCCCGGGCACCATTACTGAAGTCTTTTTCGAATCCGGTCAGGCAGTTGAGGCGAGAGCACCGATAGTAAAGCTCGATACCAGCGTCGAGGAAGCACAACTTGCTTCGGCTGAGGCAGCGGCGGAACTCGCAGAGATCAACCTTAATCGCTCCCGTAACCTCCTATCAAACAATACGATCTCTCAATCTGAATTCGACGCTACCGAGGCTCAGGACCGGCAATCTGCTGCTCAGGTTAAAAAACTTCAGGCAACGATCGCTAAGAAAACCCTCGCTGCTCCGTTTGACGGTCGCCTCGGCATTCGCCAGGTCAACATTGGTCAATACCTCAATGCCGGCACACCCATTGTCAGCCTACAATCCATCGACCCCATATACGTCTCGTTTTTTCTCCCACAAAATGCACTCACTTTCCTCGATGAAGGCCTCGTCGCGCATGCAACGTCGGAAGCATTCGAGGGACAAACCGTTGAGGGTGAGATCACCGCTATCGCCGCAGAAATCGACGTCGACACCCGAATGATCGAGGTGCAAGCGACCTTCCCCAACGAGTCGGGACTCCTCAAACCGGGTATGTTTGTCAATATCGCCGTCGAGCATCCCGAAGCCCGAGACGTCCTGGCAGTTCCCGCAACTGCCGTTTTGTATGCTTCTTTCGGAAACTCTATCTACGTCGTCGTGCCACAAACCGAGGGCGAAGGCCTGACCGTTGAACAGAAATTCGTAAAGCTCGGTAAGACACGCGGAGATTTCGTAGAGATTCTAGCCGGTCTCGACAAAGAAGACCGCATCGTGACCGCAGGTGCATTCAAGCTGCGCCCCGGCATCGCCATCACCCTTCAAGACGACCGCGCGCCCGAGGTGTCTCTCGATCCTGCACCATCTGATTCCTAG
- a CDS encoding TolC family protein, which translates to MKRLLISLTVAMSAWAQPETVDPELPDTLDLETALEFALDNNLSILQAREQIREQDGLITEVRSVLVPNISMSASYKVLDDDLVGIDQDDESWAVSIGARQTLYGGGGLRAAVRAQRSLEEAAVFQLESIVNSVILDVTVRFYDVLLARDSIEVEEQNVELLEEQLQNVRNRFEAGTVSQFEVLQAEVTLANAQPALIRAKNNFRVAADELRRATGYINISPNNLTRVPEFIGDLVYMPVDADLVPALEAALSNRPELKSLENLLTANTERVAIARSDRRPDIALVGSYDVRRSGEASGTFDDPDHGWIVGIQSSWNIWDGNATRGRIVQARSQVRQAELSLEQSQLDIEVEVRRALSGLQEADELAQAAAKVIDQAEEALRLAQVRYDSGTSTYLDLLQAQVALTQARNNQLRANYSHQVARAQLDRATGVRVQ; encoded by the coding sequence ATGAAACGCTTACTAATTTCACTAACAGTGGCAATGAGCGCCTGGGCTCAACCGGAAACGGTCGACCCGGAGCTTCCCGACACACTCGACCTCGAGACCGCGCTGGAATTCGCCTTGGATAACAACCTGAGTATCCTGCAAGCTCGGGAGCAGATTCGTGAACAAGATGGGCTCATCACAGAAGTGCGCTCTGTCTTGGTGCCCAACATCTCCATGAGCGCCTCTTACAAGGTATTGGATGACGATCTTGTTGGAATAGATCAAGATGATGAGTCCTGGGCCGTGTCCATCGGAGCACGACAAACGCTCTATGGAGGCGGGGGCCTACGCGCCGCAGTCCGCGCCCAACGCTCGCTTGAGGAAGCAGCAGTGTTCCAGCTCGAGAGCATCGTCAACTCAGTCATCCTCGATGTAACTGTGCGGTTTTACGATGTGCTCTTGGCACGCGACAGCATCGAAGTTGAAGAACAAAATGTGGAGCTGCTCGAAGAACAGCTCCAAAATGTGCGCAACCGCTTTGAGGCAGGCACTGTCTCGCAATTTGAAGTGCTCCAAGCGGAAGTCACTTTGGCCAATGCCCAGCCAGCCCTGATCCGCGCAAAGAATAATTTCCGTGTCGCGGCCGATGAACTCCGGCGCGCTACGGGCTACATCAACATCTCACCGAACAATCTAACGCGCGTTCCCGAATTTATCGGAGACCTGGTGTATATGCCCGTCGATGCAGACCTAGTCCCAGCTCTCGAAGCGGCTCTGAGTAATAGACCTGAGCTAAAGAGCCTAGAAAATCTGCTGACCGCCAACACGGAGCGTGTCGCCATTGCACGATCAGACCGCCGTCCAGACATCGCCTTAGTCGGCAGCTATGACGTGCGCCGATCGGGCGAAGCCTCCGGCACCTTCGACGATCCTGACCATGGCTGGATTGTCGGCATCCAGTCTTCTTGGAATATTTGGGACGGCAACGCTACCCGAGGCCGTATCGTTCAAGCGCGCTCCCAAGTGCGCCAGGCAGAACTCAGCCTAGAGCAGTCTCAGCTCGACATCGAAGTAGAAGTCCGCCGCGCCCTCTCCGGGCTCCAAGAAGCCGACGAACTGGCCCAGGCAGCCGCTAAAGTGATCGATCAAGCGGAAGAGGCCCTTCGCCTGGCCCAAGTCCGCTACGATTCAGGCACCTCCACTTACCTCGACCTCCTGCAAGCCCAAGTCGCGCTCACGCAAGCTCGCAATAATCAGCTCCGCGCCAACTACAGCCACCAAGTCGCGCGCGCCCAGCTAGACCGCGCAACAGGCGTGCGGGTCCAGTAG
- a CDS encoding efflux RND transporter permease subunit: MSEIRRKFTDLFIQRPVVAIVVNMVIVIAGFQAYSTLKVREYPLNENAVITIQTFYIGADAELVKGFITTPIERAISAADGIDYIESTSESNVSTVRARLKLNFDGNRALADISTKVDAIRGDLPPEAEVPIINIETAGNEIASSYLSFRSDILEENEVTDYLVRVVQPRLSAVPGVQRADILGARTFSMRIWLKPDKLAALSLSPSAVRQALAANNYLSAVGQTKGQLISVSLTANTDLSTVEEFEDLIIKENNGAVVRLKDVADVVLGSESYDVDVRFSGEPAVFIGVWVLPSANTLDVIAGVRDEFEAIKLGLPTGMQAVIAYDATEYIQDAITEVYLTLSETLAIVVAVIFLFLGSFRAVAVPVITIPISLIGGFFLMQMFGFSLNLLTLLAIVLAVGLVVDDAIVVVENVERHLREGKSPLQAAIMSGRELVGPIIATTLVLLAVYTPIGLQGGLTGSYFKEFAFTLTGAVIISTVVALTLSPMMSSRILRADESARGFAGWVSKRFDSLRNFYAGLLDVSLTSRPWVYFIWFSLSLLAIPMFNMSPRELAPPEDQGFVFGIADTSSNSTLEQSVHYTEQVFDIWSSVPEYEFTFQITFPTFALGGMGLVPWSERDREVPQVNFDLQMQVDQVPGLDPFMLQPPPLPGGGDFPVEFVIASTDDTDRILEVAQQLQLEAIKSELFAFPPPIDVKLDRPTSEIILDRDKIADLGLNLQQVGIDIGSAVGGNFVNRFSIDGRSYKVIPQIKRAERLNPDQLNDIYVSGPNNQLIPLGSIASIEDSVEPRSLNRFQQLNAVKIEGVPIRPLDEVLTFLEEKAEELFPENFVIDYTGESRQLRKEGGNAQFIQTFILAILMVFLVLAVQFNSFRDPLIILLGSVPLAVFGASVFTFLKMPDPTMAYWTNGWTTTFNIYTQVGLVTLVALIAKNGILIVEFANARQRAGLRKIEAIRDASLTRLRPVLMTTAATILGHFPLVLVTGAGAEARNSIGLVLVGGLSIGTIFTLFIIPAIYVLVAAEHNDKELIEVEL, from the coding sequence ATGTCCGAAATTAGACGCAAATTTACCGATTTGTTCATCCAGCGCCCGGTTGTGGCCATCGTGGTGAACATGGTCATCGTGATCGCTGGCTTCCAGGCCTACAGCACCCTCAAGGTGCGCGAATATCCGCTCAATGAAAACGCTGTCATCACCATTCAGACGTTTTACATAGGAGCCGATGCAGAACTCGTCAAAGGTTTCATTACCACGCCGATTGAACGCGCGATTTCAGCTGCGGACGGCATTGATTACATCGAATCGACAAGCGAGTCGAATGTATCCACCGTGCGAGCCCGCCTGAAGCTAAACTTCGACGGCAATCGGGCGCTGGCTGATATTTCAACGAAAGTAGACGCCATCCGTGGAGATCTGCCTCCTGAAGCGGAAGTACCGATCATAAACATCGAAACAGCGGGTAATGAAATCGCCTCATCTTACCTAAGTTTTCGTTCAGACATCCTCGAAGAGAATGAGGTTACCGACTACCTCGTACGCGTCGTGCAGCCGCGGCTCAGTGCTGTCCCAGGTGTACAGCGTGCAGACATATTAGGCGCTCGTACCTTCTCTATGCGTATTTGGCTCAAGCCAGATAAACTCGCCGCACTCAGCCTGAGCCCCTCGGCCGTGCGCCAAGCACTTGCTGCAAACAATTATCTCTCCGCTGTAGGCCAGACTAAAGGCCAACTCATCTCCGTGTCTCTAACAGCGAATACAGATCTAAGCACCGTAGAAGAATTTGAAGATCTCATCATCAAGGAAAATAACGGTGCCGTCGTCCGCCTAAAAGACGTAGCCGACGTTGTCCTCGGGTCTGAAAGCTACGATGTAGATGTGCGTTTTTCCGGCGAGCCCGCTGTATTTATAGGAGTCTGGGTGCTACCGAGCGCCAATACACTCGATGTGATCGCCGGCGTTCGCGACGAATTTGAAGCAATCAAACTCGGCTTACCGACAGGCATGCAAGCAGTCATTGCTTACGACGCCACGGAATACATCCAAGATGCCATCACGGAAGTCTACCTCACGCTCAGTGAAACACTCGCCATCGTCGTTGCGGTGATCTTTCTCTTCCTCGGTTCATTCCGCGCCGTGGCCGTCCCGGTGATCACCATACCGATTTCGCTGATCGGCGGCTTTTTCCTGATGCAGATGTTCGGCTTTAGCCTCAACCTGCTGACGCTGCTTGCCATCGTTTTGGCGGTGGGTCTCGTAGTCGACGATGCCATTGTAGTAGTTGAAAACGTCGAGCGCCATCTCCGCGAGGGTAAGTCTCCGCTACAGGCCGCTATCATGTCCGGGCGTGAGTTGGTCGGCCCGATCATCGCGACGACACTGGTATTACTCGCCGTTTATACGCCGATTGGTCTTCAAGGCGGTTTAACAGGTTCCTACTTCAAAGAATTCGCTTTCACGCTCACCGGCGCAGTCATCATCTCAACAGTCGTAGCTCTGACCCTCTCACCGATGATGTCGTCACGTATCCTACGTGCCGACGAAAGCGCGCGCGGCTTTGCAGGTTGGGTTTCCAAGCGTTTTGATAGCCTACGCAACTTTTACGCAGGCTTGCTCGATGTATCACTCACTTCGCGTCCTTGGGTCTACTTCATCTGGTTCTCCCTTTCACTGCTCGCTATACCCATGTTTAACATGTCTCCTCGCGAGCTGGCGCCGCCAGAGGATCAAGGATTCGTCTTCGGGATAGCAGACACGTCCTCAAATTCCACCTTGGAACAAAGCGTCCATTACACCGAACAGGTCTTCGACATCTGGAGTTCTGTACCCGAATATGAGTTTACGTTCCAAATCACCTTCCCCACTTTTGCACTGGGCGGTATGGGACTCGTTCCCTGGAGCGAGCGAGATCGCGAAGTCCCACAAGTAAACTTCGATCTCCAGATGCAGGTCGACCAAGTCCCAGGACTCGACCCGTTTATGCTACAGCCCCCACCCCTTCCCGGAGGTGGCGACTTCCCCGTCGAGTTCGTCATCGCGTCTACAGATGACACCGACAGAATCCTGGAGGTAGCTCAGCAACTTCAGTTAGAGGCGATCAAGTCAGAGCTATTTGCCTTTCCTCCTCCAATTGATGTAAAGCTCGATCGACCGACATCTGAGATCATTCTGGATCGCGACAAAATCGCAGACCTGGGCCTGAACCTGCAACAAGTCGGTATCGACATTGGTTCTGCCGTGGGAGGTAACTTTGTGAATCGATTCAGTATCGATGGACGGAGCTACAAAGTGATTCCACAGATCAAGCGAGCCGAACGACTCAATCCGGACCAGCTCAATGATATCTACGTGTCCGGCCCCAACAATCAGCTTATTCCATTAGGCTCCATCGCGAGCATCGAGGATTCTGTCGAACCACGCTCGCTCAACCGCTTCCAGCAGTTGAACGCGGTCAAAATAGAAGGTGTTCCGATTCGTCCACTGGACGAAGTGCTGACGTTCCTCGAAGAGAAAGCGGAGGAACTCTTCCCCGAGAATTTCGTTATCGATTACACGGGAGAATCGCGCCAGCTACGCAAAGAAGGCGGGAATGCTCAATTCATCCAGACCTTCATCCTCGCCATCCTCATGGTTTTTCTCGTCCTGGCGGTGCAGTTCAATTCGTTCCGTGATCCACTCATCATTCTTTTGGGCTCGGTTCCTCTTGCGGTCTTTGGAGCCAGCGTTTTCACCTTCCTGAAAATGCCCGACCCCACCATGGCTTACTGGACCAACGGATGGACGACGACCTTCAACATCTACACACAAGTCGGCCTCGTCACACTCGTCGCGCTCATTGCCAAAAACGGAATCCTGATCGTTGAATTTGCCAATGCACGCCAACGCGCCGGCCTGCGGAAGATCGAGGCCATCCGCGATGCGTCGCTAACGCGCCTGCGTCCCGTTCTGATGACCACGGCTGCGACGATCCTCGGGCACTTCCCACTCGTCCTCGTGACCGGGGCGGGCGCAGAAGCGCGCAACTCTATCGGCCTCGTTCTCGTCGGTGGCCTGAGCATTGGCACCATCTTCACCCTCTTCATTATTCCGGCTATCTACGTGCTCGTGGCTGCCGAGCACAACGACAAAGAGCTCATCGAAGTCGAGTTATAA
- a CDS encoding MarR family transcriptional regulator, with the protein MTESIILKDMPRYECLLELSKKFPQLEPASAYAYFTMLRATDCIDAVFADHFSQHGMSEGRFLTLITLMFDKETGESLPKSPAEIADSLQVTRATVTGLVDSLERDHYVKREPDPNDRRSTLIQLTEEGKTFMENMLPDHFSNITHTMHELSPDELNTFTALLEKIIGSTQSLNLPKS; encoded by the coding sequence ATGACTGAATCTATAATTTTAAAAGACATGCCACGCTACGAGTGCTTGCTCGAACTCTCCAAAAAGTTCCCGCAACTCGAGCCTGCGTCGGCGTATGCCTATTTCACGATGCTGCGTGCCACCGATTGCATTGATGCGGTGTTCGCCGACCATTTTTCGCAGCACGGAATGTCAGAAGGGCGCTTTCTTACACTAATCACGTTAATGTTTGACAAGGAAACGGGAGAGTCGCTGCCAAAGTCGCCTGCCGAAATTGCCGACTCCCTTCAAGTCACACGTGCTACCGTCACCGGTTTGGTCGATTCGCTCGAACGCGATCATTATGTCAAACGGGAACCTGATCCCAATGACCGTCGCAGTACTCTCATTCAACTCACCGAAGAGGGAAAAACATTTATGGAGAATATGCTTCCTGATCACTTCTCCAATATCACGCACACGATGCATGAGCTCTCCCCTGATGAGCTAAATACCTTTACCGCTCTTTTAGAAAAAATCATCGGCTCAACTCAAAGCCTGAACCTGCCCAAATCCTAA